A genome region from Solirubrobacter pauli includes the following:
- a CDS encoding sensor histidine kinase: protein MTSRTRIVLSIAALFAFATAVSTLALRQVLLARVDARIQAALAQEVRELQRFAGEVRTSDVRTLFDQFLARDVPDEAEASFTFVGERPYRSNADLGASAQLIEAVRELGDVDAVQRGDLEGSYRYVAVPVNLRGERRGAFVVTADLEHERAEVADAVRVAGGIGFGMVVLVSVLAYAAVGRILAPLRTLGATARSIGSTDDLTRRIDVRGNDDIAELGHLFNAMLDRLEAAFALQREFVSDAGHELRTPITIIRGHLELFDGDPETARIVADELDRMSRFVEDLLTLAKSERPDFLMLSELDLDLLTEDLMAKAERLGPREWTLAATGAGLLRGDRQRLTQAVMNLAHNAVQHTSAGDPIVLGSAHDGDTARIWVADSGPGVPAEDRERIFERYAGDGTGLGLAIVRTIATAHGGRVELESEEGEGARFTIVLPAS, encoded by the coding sequence ATGACTAGCCGGACGCGGATCGTGCTCTCGATCGCGGCGCTGTTCGCGTTCGCGACCGCCGTGTCGACGCTCGCGCTGCGCCAGGTGCTCCTCGCCCGCGTGGACGCGCGGATCCAGGCGGCGCTCGCGCAGGAGGTGCGGGAGCTGCAGCGGTTCGCGGGCGAGGTGCGCACGAGCGACGTGCGGACGTTGTTCGACCAGTTCCTCGCGCGCGACGTGCCGGACGAGGCCGAGGCGTCGTTCACGTTCGTGGGGGAGCGGCCGTACCGCTCGAACGCGGACCTCGGCGCGAGCGCGCAGCTGATCGAGGCGGTGCGCGAGCTCGGGGACGTCGACGCCGTCCAGCGCGGCGACCTGGAGGGCTCCTACCGCTACGTCGCCGTGCCGGTGAACCTGCGCGGCGAGCGGCGTGGAGCGTTCGTGGTCACCGCCGACCTCGAGCACGAGCGCGCCGAGGTGGCCGATGCGGTCCGGGTGGCGGGCGGGATCGGCTTCGGCATGGTCGTGCTCGTGTCCGTGCTGGCGTACGCCGCGGTCGGGCGGATCCTCGCGCCGCTGCGCACGCTCGGCGCCACCGCGCGGTCGATCGGCTCGACCGACGACCTCACACGCCGGATCGACGTGCGCGGGAACGACGACATCGCCGAGCTCGGGCACCTGTTCAACGCGATGCTCGACCGGCTGGAGGCGGCGTTCGCGCTCCAGCGCGAGTTCGTGTCCGACGCCGGCCACGAGCTGCGCACGCCGATCACGATCATCCGCGGCCACCTCGAGCTGTTCGACGGCGACCCGGAGACCGCCCGGATCGTCGCCGACGAGCTGGACCGGATGAGCCGCTTCGTCGAGGACCTGCTGACGCTCGCGAAGTCCGAGCGGCCGGACTTCCTCATGCTGTCGGAGTTGGACCTGGACCTGCTGACGGAGGACCTGATGGCGAAGGCGGAGCGGCTCGGGCCGCGCGAGTGGACCCTGGCCGCGACCGGCGCGGGGCTGCTGCGCGGCGACCGCCAGCGGCTCACGCAGGCGGTGATGAACCTCGCGCACAACGCGGTCCAGCACACGTCCGCGGGTGACCCGATCGTGCTCGGATCCGCGCACGACGGCGACACCGCGCGGATCTGGGTGGCGGACTCCGGCCCGGGCGTGCCCGCGGAGGACCGTGAGCGGATCTTCGAGCGCTACGCGGGCGACGGCACCGGCCTCGGCCTCGCGATCGTCCGCACGATCGCGACCGCGCACGGCGGGCGGGTCGAGCTCGAGAGCGAGGAAGGGGAGGGCGCGCGGTTCACGATCGTGCTCCCGGCGTCATGA
- a CDS encoding alpha/beta family hydrolase: protein MEIDTPHGPAHAHPHLVDGASSVLVLGHGAGGGVGAPDLVAATATANEAGVSVYLVEQPYRVAGRKSPAPAPQLDAAWTAVCAALPTDDARLLVGGRSSGARVACRTAGAVGAAGVLCLAFPLHPPGRPEKTRLPELEGVEVPVLIIQGESDPFGMPPEAPGRTIVRLRGNHSLRSDVNGLRAAVRAFVTS, encoded by the coding sequence CTGGAGATCGACACGCCCCACGGCCCCGCCCACGCCCACCCGCACCTCGTCGACGGCGCGTCGAGCGTGCTCGTGCTCGGCCACGGCGCGGGCGGCGGCGTCGGCGCGCCGGACCTCGTCGCCGCGACCGCGACCGCGAACGAGGCGGGCGTCTCGGTCTATCTGGTCGAGCAGCCGTACCGCGTCGCCGGCCGCAAGTCGCCGGCGCCCGCCCCGCAGCTCGACGCGGCCTGGACCGCCGTTTGCGCCGCCCTGCCGACCGACGACGCGCGCCTGCTCGTCGGCGGCCGCTCGTCGGGCGCGCGGGTCGCCTGCCGCACCGCCGGGGCGGTCGGGGCGGCCGGGGTGCTGTGCCTCGCGTTCCCGCTGCATCCGCCCGGCAGGCCGGAGAAGACGCGGCTGCCCGAGCTGGAGGGCGTCGAGGTGCCCGTGCTGATCATCCAGGGCGAGAGCGACCCGTTCGGGATGCCGCCCGAGGCGCCGGGGCGCACGATCGTGCGGCTGCGGGGCAACCACAGCCTCCGCAGCGACGTGAACGGCCTGCGGGCCGCCGTGCGCGCGTTCGTGACGAGCTAG
- a CDS encoding HpcH/HpaI aldolase/citrate lyase family protein: protein MRNARSFFAPLAIGAPDPVRAIPVTPSRMIHFFDPSNEKLRGKVPDMARSADILLGNLEDAVAADKKEAARAGLVEVGRTADLGGTPLWTRINALESPWALDDLVTLVTEIGDVLDVVMVPKVEGAEDIHYVDRLLAQLEARAGLSRPVLVHAILETAQGVANVEEIANASPRMQGISLGPADLAASRRMKTTRVGGGHPGYRVLADPGDERPSYQQDLWHYTVGRMVDACAAAGIFPYYGPFGDIKDEAGCEAQFRAAYLMGCVGAWSLHPVQIGIAKRVFSPDVEEVRFARRVLEAIPDGSGVHMLDGKMQDDATYKQARVLVDLAELLAKKDPELATAYGLS from the coding sequence ATGCGCAACGCCCGCTCCTTCTTCGCGCCGCTCGCGATCGGCGCGCCCGACCCGGTCCGCGCGATCCCCGTGACCCCCTCGCGGATGATCCACTTCTTCGACCCATCGAACGAGAAGCTGCGCGGCAAGGTCCCGGACATGGCCCGCAGCGCCGACATCCTGCTCGGCAATCTCGAGGACGCCGTCGCGGCCGACAAGAAGGAGGCGGCGCGCGCCGGGCTGGTCGAGGTCGGTAGGACCGCCGACCTGGGCGGGACTCCGCTCTGGACCCGCATCAACGCGCTCGAATCGCCGTGGGCGCTGGACGACCTCGTGACGTTGGTCACAGAGATCGGCGACGTGCTCGACGTCGTCATGGTCCCGAAGGTCGAGGGCGCCGAGGACATCCACTACGTCGACCGCCTGCTCGCGCAGTTGGAGGCGCGCGCGGGGCTGTCGCGCCCCGTGCTCGTCCACGCGATCCTCGAGACCGCGCAGGGCGTCGCCAACGTCGAGGAGATCGCGAACGCCTCCCCGCGCATGCAGGGCATCTCGCTCGGGCCCGCCGACCTCGCCGCGTCACGCCGGATGAAGACCACGCGCGTGGGCGGCGGCCACCCCGGCTACCGGGTGCTCGCCGACCCCGGCGACGAGCGCCCGTCCTACCAGCAGGACCTCTGGCACTACACGGTCGGCCGCATGGTCGACGCGTGCGCCGCCGCCGGCATCTTCCCCTACTACGGCCCGTTCGGGGACATCAAGGACGAGGCCGGCTGCGAGGCCCAGTTCCGCGCCGCCTACCTGATGGGCTGCGTCGGCGCCTGGTCGCTGCACCCCGTCCAGATCGGCATCGCCAAGCGCGTCTTCTCCCCCGATGTCGAGGAGGTGCGCTTCGCCCGCCGCGTGCTCGAGGCGATCCCCGACGGCTCCGGCGTGCACATGCTCGACGGCAAGATGCAGGACGACGCCACCTACAAGCAGGCGCGCGTGCTCGTCGACCTGGCGGAGCTGCTGGCGAAGAAGGACCCGGAGCTGGCCACCGCCTACGGTTTGTCCTGA
- a CDS encoding alpha/beta fold hydrolase, with protein MKRLVLMMSVAAALVAYAAPAGAACAAAADDPCLNDPAVAPVSGQVWFDYDADGRFDAGDEDARYPIGGWVFADYNRDGARQERETMVAVDGDGHYELPVDTRRMAAGETTVRVRYGPDLGSRASQFDLQCLEPAPGCQREVTVEAGLQSTDVQFPVIGTMGLRGTIWDDQDEDGRRDAGEEGADGLRVFLDDNDNGQLDEGETAAYRTNRLGTWSLPVPTRYMRGGGTLPPVVLERLPGADCTAPETCRSTGIPARTGSHHEVDFGVARPVVIFSHGYGGSRIVCPGKLMWFNPAGGPDLMNMRLGADGENLREGVDGGTSCSQNASVDGLVMDVAGADIYGGASRHFEEITWPGRHYDYVWDWRKDPTTAVAGLDDLVEKARREHGVKRVVLVGHSMGGLVMRHYIDNPAYAAKVSRAVTVGTPYWGSPKVILPLAAGIEVPWFSAMDILMTSTGLKRSARSFPGHFSLMPAFGYGSWLSVGGMNGNRPLDMDGVREYLRRIQVDPGMYTRAAAQHGRVLDHFEDNGVDYHVIVGGGVPTIGSVAINYGIIDDLSVSWVSGDKTVPQFSAAHDTPRDRLHVVCGVEHVPITADVQTTRLMDRFLIRNEPMIDIADDCPWTAREVTVYHPDQLIPMVTAAQAGTKEPKVVVRGRTYSLAEAERADLVQVIELGGAVKIVATGGSDVRVELPAGGTAVVRDLGDKGAGAERRYVGATAIALGGSGAVTGKGGKALKPATKDGKPPKTTATWRDGKLVLKAKDASKVAATFVVVGGKKRAYRKPLKLTAKQRRSATYGSVDIWGNVEKARRLKR; from the coding sequence ATGAAGCGGCTCGTGCTGATGATGAGCGTGGCCGCGGCGCTGGTGGCGTACGCCGCCCCGGCCGGCGCGGCCTGCGCCGCCGCCGCGGACGACCCGTGCCTCAACGACCCGGCGGTCGCCCCCGTCTCCGGCCAGGTGTGGTTCGACTACGACGCCGACGGCCGCTTCGACGCCGGCGACGAGGACGCGCGCTACCCGATCGGTGGCTGGGTGTTCGCCGACTACAACCGCGACGGGGCGCGCCAGGAACGCGAGACGATGGTGGCCGTCGACGGCGACGGCCACTACGAGCTCCCGGTGGACACGCGGCGGATGGCCGCGGGGGAGACCACCGTCCGCGTGCGCTACGGCCCCGACCTCGGCTCCCGCGCGAGCCAGTTCGACCTGCAGTGCCTGGAGCCCGCGCCGGGATGCCAGCGCGAGGTCACCGTCGAAGCGGGCCTGCAGAGCACCGACGTGCAGTTCCCGGTGATCGGCACCATGGGCCTGCGCGGCACGATCTGGGACGACCAGGACGAGGACGGCCGCCGCGACGCCGGCGAGGAGGGCGCGGACGGCCTGCGCGTCTTCCTCGACGACAACGACAACGGACAGCTCGACGAGGGCGAGACCGCCGCGTACCGCACCAACCGGCTCGGCACGTGGAGCCTGCCGGTGCCGACGCGCTACATGCGGGGCGGCGGGACGCTGCCGCCCGTCGTCCTCGAGCGCCTCCCGGGCGCCGACTGCACCGCGCCGGAGACGTGCCGGAGCACTGGCATCCCGGCGCGCACGGGCTCGCACCACGAGGTCGACTTCGGCGTCGCACGGCCGGTGGTGATCTTCTCGCACGGCTACGGCGGCTCGCGGATCGTGTGCCCCGGCAAGCTGATGTGGTTCAACCCGGCCGGCGGCCCGGACCTCATGAACATGCGGCTCGGCGCCGACGGCGAGAACCTCCGCGAGGGTGTCGACGGCGGCACCAGCTGCTCGCAGAACGCGTCGGTCGACGGGCTCGTGATGGACGTCGCGGGCGCGGACATCTACGGCGGCGCCTCGCGTCACTTCGAGGAGATCACCTGGCCCGGCCGGCACTACGACTACGTGTGGGACTGGCGCAAGGACCCGACGACCGCGGTCGCCGGGCTCGACGACCTGGTCGAGAAGGCGCGGCGTGAGCACGGCGTCAAGCGCGTGGTGCTCGTCGGCCACTCGATGGGCGGCCTCGTGATGCGCCACTACATCGACAACCCCGCGTACGCCGCGAAGGTCTCGCGCGCCGTGACGGTCGGCACGCCGTACTGGGGCTCGCCCAAGGTGATCCTGCCGCTCGCGGCGGGCATCGAGGTGCCGTGGTTCTCGGCCATGGACATCCTGATGACGAGCACCGGGCTCAAGCGCTCCGCGCGGTCGTTCCCCGGCCACTTCTCGCTGATGCCGGCGTTCGGCTACGGCTCCTGGCTGAGCGTCGGCGGCATGAACGGCAACCGGCCGCTGGACATGGACGGCGTGCGCGAGTACCTACGCCGGATCCAGGTCGACCCGGGCATGTACACGCGCGCCGCCGCCCAGCACGGGCGCGTCCTGGACCACTTCGAGGACAACGGCGTCGACTACCACGTGATCGTCGGCGGCGGCGTGCCGACCATCGGCTCGGTGGCCATCAACTACGGCATCATCGACGACCTCAGCGTGAGCTGGGTGAGCGGCGACAAGACCGTGCCGCAGTTCTCGGCCGCGCACGACACCCCGCGGGACCGCCTGCACGTCGTCTGCGGCGTCGAGCACGTGCCGATCACCGCTGACGTCCAGACCACGCGGCTGATGGATCGCTTCCTGATCCGCAACGAGCCGATGATCGACATCGCCGACGACTGCCCGTGGACGGCGCGCGAGGTGACCGTCTACCACCCGGACCAGTTGATCCCGATGGTCACCGCCGCGCAGGCGGGCACGAAGGAGCCCAAGGTGGTCGTGCGCGGACGTACCTACTCGCTCGCCGAGGCCGAGCGGGCGGACCTCGTGCAGGTGATCGAGCTCGGCGGGGCGGTGAAGATCGTCGCCACGGGCGGCAGCGACGTCCGCGTCGAGCTGCCCGCCGGCGGCACGGCGGTCGTGCGCGACCTCGGCGACAAGGGCGCGGGCGCGGAGCGCCGCTACGTGGGCGCGACCGCGATCGCGCTCGGCGGCTCCGGCGCGGTGACCGGCAAGGGCGGCAAGGCGCTCAAGCCGGCCACCAAGGACGGCAAGCCGCCGAAGACGACCGCCACGTGGCGCGACGGCAAGCTCGTGCTCAAGGCCAAGGACGCGTCCAAGGTGGCGGCGACGTTCGTGGTCGTCGGAGGCAAGAAGCGGGCGTACCGCAAGCCGCTCAAGCTCACCGCCAAGCAGCGCAGGTCGGCGACCTACGGCTCCGTCGACATCTGGGGCAACGTCGAGAAGGCGCGCCGGCTGAAGCGATAA
- a CDS encoding NAD(P)H-binding protein, whose amino-acid sequence MSLAITGASGQLGRLVTAELLKTVDASELVLLTRNPDALDVPGADVRAFDFNAASPDAFAGVDRLLLISGSEIGARVDGHKAAVDAAVAAGVGFITYTSIPNPSDSNPIIVAAEHRATEEHIRASGVRWAFLRNNIYAEMQLGAYQGALATGRLESNGGPTGFVTRADCARAAAAVLAGGDHDGREYDITGPEALGPVELAALFSEVGGKPVEAALVDDAEYTNGLVRATGMPEPVAAGYATFGTGARLGYSAVVSTAVRDLTGRDPEPLRTVLGG is encoded by the coding sequence ATGAGCCTCGCCATCACCGGTGCGTCCGGCCAGCTCGGCCGCCTCGTCACCGCCGAGCTGCTGAAGACCGTCGACGCGTCCGAGCTGGTGCTGCTCACGCGCAACCCGGACGCGCTCGACGTGCCGGGCGCCGACGTGCGCGCCTTCGACTTCAACGCCGCGTCGCCGGACGCGTTCGCGGGCGTCGACCGCCTCCTCCTGATCAGCGGCAGCGAGATCGGCGCACGCGTGGACGGCCACAAGGCCGCGGTCGACGCGGCCGTCGCGGCGGGCGTCGGGTTCATCACCTACACGTCGATCCCGAACCCGTCGGACAGCAACCCGATCATCGTCGCCGCCGAGCACCGCGCGACCGAGGAGCACATCCGCGCGAGCGGCGTGCGCTGGGCCTTCCTGCGCAACAACATCTACGCCGAGATGCAGCTCGGCGCCTACCAGGGCGCGCTCGCGACCGGCCGTCTGGAGAGCAACGGCGGCCCGACGGGCTTCGTCACGCGCGCCGACTGCGCCCGCGCCGCCGCGGCCGTGCTGGCCGGCGGCGACCACGACGGCCGCGAGTACGACATCACCGGCCCCGAGGCGCTCGGCCCCGTCGAGCTCGCCGCGCTCTTCTCCGAGGTCGGCGGCAAGCCCGTCGAGGCGGCGCTCGTCGACGACGCCGAGTACACGAACGGGCTCGTCCGCGCCACCGGCATGCCGGAGCCGGTCGCGGCGGGCTACGCGACGTTCGGCACGGGCGCCCGGCTCGGCTACTCCGCGGTCGTCAGCACCGCCGTGCGCGACCTCACCGGCCGCGACCCGGAGCCGCTCCGCACGGTCCTTGGAGGTTAA
- a CDS encoding response regulator transcription factor, which produces MSSRILIADDERNLVAFLEKGLRAAGYVTTAVNDGPSAIALARDEDFELLILDLGLPGLDGTDVLRTLRAAGRRLPVLILSARDDVRDKVAGLQLGADDYLTKPFEFDELLARVQVRLRAAGAASADEPMTLRAGAVSLDLRTRRASVDGGEPIELSAREFALLELFLRHPDQVLSREQLLARVWGYDFDPGSNVVEVYVGYLRRKVGAAHITTVRGMGYRFVP; this is translated from the coding sequence ATGAGCAGCCGGATCCTGATCGCCGACGACGAGCGCAACCTCGTCGCGTTCCTCGAGAAGGGCCTGCGCGCGGCGGGCTACGTCACCACCGCGGTCAACGACGGCCCGAGCGCCATCGCGCTCGCTCGCGACGAGGACTTCGAGCTGCTGATCCTCGACCTCGGCCTGCCGGGGCTCGACGGCACCGACGTGCTGCGGACGCTGCGCGCCGCGGGGCGCCGGCTGCCGGTGCTGATCCTGTCCGCGCGTGACGACGTGCGCGACAAGGTCGCCGGGCTGCAGCTCGGCGCCGACGACTACCTCACCAAGCCGTTCGAGTTCGACGAGCTGCTCGCGCGCGTGCAGGTGCGGCTGCGGGCGGCGGGCGCGGCGAGCGCCGACGAGCCGATGACGCTGCGCGCCGGCGCGGTGTCGCTGGACCTGCGCACGCGCCGCGCGAGCGTGGACGGCGGCGAGCCGATCGAGCTGTCCGCGCGTGAGTTCGCGCTGCTCGAGCTGTTCCTGCGCCACCCGGACCAGGTGCTCTCGCGCGAGCAGTTGCTGGCCCGGGTCTGGGGCTACGACTTCGACCCCGGCTCGAACGTGGTCGAGGTCTACGTGGGCTACCTGCGGCGGAAGGTCGGCGCCGCGCACATCACGACCGTGCGCGGCATGGGCTACCGCTTCGTGCCCTGA
- a CDS encoding TetR/AcrR family transcriptional regulator yields MTPAPVDHDERRSRLTEVLLAVVADGGLEAATIRTVADRAGVSIGTVQHYFKTKDEMLAHAYRTVGKELGDRAEQRAEGASSWKEAIRAILLELLPLDDRRAAGYRVSVAFAARATWNAELGAELRKDLAELQAIFVDMLTQAGVPHPEREATTLLALNAGLAEPLIYGDGSPEPVVEALDAYLDRLFLNVQDV; encoded by the coding sequence ATGACACCTGCCCCGGTCGACCACGACGAACGCCGCTCGCGCCTCACCGAGGTGCTGCTCGCCGTGGTCGCCGACGGCGGGCTCGAGGCCGCCACGATCCGCACGGTGGCCGACCGCGCGGGCGTCTCGATCGGCACCGTCCAGCACTACTTCAAGACCAAGGACGAGATGCTCGCCCACGCGTACCGGACGGTGGGCAAGGAGCTCGGCGACCGCGCCGAGCAGCGCGCGGAGGGCGCCTCCTCGTGGAAGGAGGCGATCCGCGCGATCCTGCTCGAGCTGCTCCCGCTCGACGACCGCCGCGCCGCCGGCTACCGCGTCAGCGTCGCCTTCGCGGCGCGCGCGACCTGGAACGCCGAGCTCGGCGCCGAGCTGCGCAAGGACCTCGCCGAGCTGCAGGCGATCTTCGTCGACATGCTCACCCAGGCGGGCGTGCCGCATCCCGAGCGCGAGGCGACGACGCTGCTGGCCCTCAACGCGGGCCTGGCCGAGCCGCTGATCTACGGCGACGGCTCACCCGAGCCGGTGGTCGAGGCGCTGGACGCGTACCTCGACCGGCTGTTCTTGAACGTCCAGGACGTTTAA
- a CDS encoding PepSY domain-containing protein, whose translation MKKRTLAALTTATAVTAGTAFAVTGATAASSSDAVRAVQTASKGVTAKPYELDRERNRWEVTFADGTQKHVSLDGRKVTKTTRDDRDAEVNRARVSLVTALRNAAPRAGNTQLTDADIDADDGQLVWQIGFANDTDVDVDARTGKVLRVEKD comes from the coding sequence ATGAAGAAGCGCACCCTCGCCGCACTGACCACCGCCACCGCCGTCACGGCGGGCACCGCGTTCGCCGTCACCGGGGCGACCGCCGCCTCCTCGTCCGACGCCGTCCGCGCCGTGCAGACCGCCTCGAAGGGCGTCACCGCCAAGCCGTACGAGCTCGACCGCGAGCGCAACCGCTGGGAGGTCACGTTCGCCGACGGCACCCAGAAGCACGTGAGCCTCGACGGCCGCAAGGTCACCAAGACCACGCGCGACGACCGCGACGCCGAGGTCAACCGGGCGCGCGTCAGCCTCGTCACCGCGCTGCGCAACGCCGCGCCGCGCGCCGGCAACACGCAGCTCACCGACGCCGACATCGACGCCGACGACGGGCAGCTCGTGTGGCAGATCGGCTTCGCGAACGACACCGACGTGGACGTCGACGCGCGCACGGGCAAGGTCCTGCGGGTCGAGAAGGACTAA
- a CDS encoding GNAT family N-acetyltransferase gives MRAPEIVTTARMRGEAAGQRHLDALAPIFGDPRVGATMGGVMSRDVVAQMLAANEREWARDGFSSWLFFETATGTPLARGGLRRTEFDGRPEVEVGWTTAPDRWGEAFATELGKLSIEVGFERLGLTEIVAFTLPENGASRRVMEKLGFVYEKTAPYRHFGDHVLYRLNV, from the coding sequence GTGCGCGCGCCCGAGATCGTCACGACTGCCCGGATGCGCGGCGAGGCGGCCGGGCAGCGGCACCTGGACGCGCTCGCGCCGATCTTCGGCGATCCGCGTGTCGGCGCGACCATGGGCGGCGTGATGAGCCGCGACGTCGTCGCGCAGATGCTGGCCGCCAACGAGCGCGAGTGGGCGCGCGACGGCTTCAGCTCGTGGCTGTTCTTCGAGACCGCCACGGGCACGCCGCTCGCGCGCGGCGGGCTGCGGCGGACCGAGTTCGACGGGCGACCCGAGGTCGAGGTGGGCTGGACGACCGCGCCGGACCGCTGGGGCGAGGCGTTCGCGACCGAGCTCGGGAAGCTCTCGATCGAGGTCGGATTCGAACGGTTGGGCTTGACCGAGATCGTCGCGTTCACGCTCCCGGAGAACGGTGCATCGCGCCGTGTGATGGAAAAACTGGGTTTCGTGTACGAGAAGACCGCGCCCTACCGGCACTTCGGGGATCACGTGCTGTACCGGCTTAACGTGTAA
- a CDS encoding MaoC family dehydratase, producing the protein MGTVDTDGPTREASGAHPYGRYLEEFEVGAVYKHWPAKTVTEADDHLFCLLTMNHHPLHINDVYAAQSQQGRNVVVGPYVYSLALGMSVSDISGKAIANLATEELSHPAPVFHGDTLFAETEVLEITPSRSKPDRGTVRVHTRVLNQDGTLVAEFKRLVLVPKREV; encoded by the coding sequence ATGGGCACCGTGGATACCGATGGACCGACGCGCGAGGCCTCCGGCGCGCACCCGTACGGCCGCTACCTGGAGGAGTTCGAGGTGGGGGCGGTCTACAAGCACTGGCCGGCGAAGACCGTCACGGAGGCCGACGACCACCTCTTTTGCCTGCTGACCATGAACCACCACCCGTTGCACATCAACGACGTGTACGCAGCGCAGTCCCAGCAGGGCCGGAACGTCGTCGTCGGCCCGTACGTGTACAGCCTCGCGCTCGGCATGTCGGTGTCCGACATCTCCGGCAAGGCGATCGCGAACCTCGCCACCGAGGAGCTGAGCCATCCAGCCCCGGTGTTCCACGGCGACACGCTGTTCGCCGAGACGGAGGTCCTGGAGATCACACCTTCCCGAAGCAAGCCGGATCGCGGGACCGTGCGGGTCCACACGCGCGTGCTGAACCAGGACGGAACGCTTGTGGCGGAGTTCAAGCGCCTTGTGCTCGTGCCCAAGCGCGAAGTTTGA